CGATCGCGACAGGGCGGTGGGCCTGAACTCGGGGCGGGAGCTGCAGCGGATTCTGCCTCAATCGAGTTTGATGGTGCTTCCAGGCGTCGGACACATCGCGTTTGAGGAGATGCCGGAGATCTGCAATACGGCGATGCGGGAGTGGTTACAGAAACCGTTGCCTTCTGAAGCGCGTGTGACGGTGAGCCGGCATGCGGAGTCTGCCGCGTTTGCCAACCAGGTGGCTGAACGAGGCGCGGCTTAGTTCGCTAACTTAAGCTGAATACGCTCTGCAACCAGAGGCGAATCTCGGCCTGCATCAGATCGAGCTTCGGGTTGGGCGACGCGGTGGTTCCCTGAAAAAAGTGGTCGGCGTCTGAGATCCAGACCAGGCGCTTTGGTTCAGGCGCTCTTTCAAAGACGCCTTCGAGAATGTCGCGTGGGCCGTATTGGTCGTGGTCGCCGCTGATAAAGAGCTTGGGTTGGGTGCAATTAGGCAGAAACTTATAGGTGTAGTCGCGGCCCTCTGCGTGGACGGGAACGCCGAGGCCGACGAGACCCTTCACGCGGGGATCACCACAGCAGGCTCGCAGCCCGACGTTCGAGCCGAAGGAGAAGCCGGCGAAGAGGATGGGACGGTCGAGATTGTGTTGTAACCAGTCGAGAGCTGCGAGGACGTCGTCCTGTTCTCCGAGCCCGTGATCGTGAGCGCCTTCACTGAGGCCTACGCCACGGAAGTTGAAGCGAAGGACGGGAAGGCCGAAGGATAAGAAGGCCTTCATGGCGTGATAGACCACTTTGTTGTGCATGGTTCCGCCTCCCGAGGGGTGCGGATGGCAGACGAGCGCAGCATACGAGGCATCGTCGCGACCTGTGTTGAGAAGGGCTTCGAGGCGACCGGTGGGGCCGTGGAGATCGTCGATGGAACGGATCTGTGAGCTAGGGGTCTGGGAGCTGGAAGTTTGCGTCATCATTTTCAGTTTATCGGGTGTGTTCGTTGTCCGCTCTTTATAGGGGATACCGTATGCTGGAGGGCATGGCGATTGACCCTATCGAACTGACGAAACAGCTAGTAAATATTGAGTCCACTACGTATCACGAGGGTCTTGCCGGTGCGTTTCTTTATGATTATCTGGGGGCGCAGCATTACGAGGTGGAGCGAACGGCGGTTGAGCAGCCGGACCGTGCCAGTACCCCGGGAGCAGGCAGTGGGGAGCGGTTCAATGTGTACGCCGCCATGCCTGGGGTCGCGCCGGATGTGGTGCTTTCGACCCACATGGATACGGTTCCTCCCTTCTTTGGCTGCACGGAGGACGACGAGTTTTTGTATGGCAGGGGAACCTGCGATGCAAAGGGAATTGTTGCGGCACAGGTTGCGGCGGCGGATCGGCTGCGCGATGGCGGAGTGAAGGTTGGATTGCTTTTTGTGGTGGGGGAGGAGCGGGATTCGGCGGGCGCTGCTGTCGCCAACTTATCTCCGAAGGGTTCGCGGTTTTTGATCAATGGAGAGCCGACGGATAACCGGCTGGCGCTGGCATCGAAGGGCGCGTTGCGGGTTGAACTGAGGGCGAAGGGCCGCATGGCGCACTCTGCCTATCCTGAGCTGGGGGAGTCGGCTATCGATAAGTTGATAGAAGCGCTGCATGATGTTCTGGCGATGCCGTTGCCGGTTGAGCCGGAGATCGGCCCTTCGACGTTGAACATCGGATTGATTGAAGGGGGGCGAGCTCCGAATGTAATCGCGGATAAGGCAGAGGCACATATTCTGGTTCGCCTGGTGGGGCCTTCGGAGGAAGTGAGGAGATCGATCGTTGCGGCCGTCGGCGACAGGGCGGATGTTGAGTTCAGCCTCGATCTACCATTTGTCAGGATGCGGAAGGTTGGGCAGCTGCCGACGATGATTGCAAAGTTTACGACGGATATTCCGAAGCTGACGGCCTGGGGTGAGCCGTTCCTGTTGGGGCCCGGGTCGATTCATGTAGCACATACGCCAAATGAAAAGATCGCAAAGAAAGAACTGTTGGACTGTGTCGATCTCTATGTGCGGTTGGCGGAGGAGTTGGTTCGGTCGTAGCGTGTCCTCCTATGTCAGCCGGAGAGGATGCGGAAGGGTAGACTTCCCAGGTTGTCTTCGGCGAGTACGGCCGTCTCGTCTGGATTGGCGGGGTTGTAGCGGATGTTTACCGAGGGGCTGCCGGTCGACTTCGACTCGGCTTCATGATGAGTGAGAGCTACGCTGCGAAGATAGCCGCCATAGTATTCCCCGTTGATCTTGAAGTGGAAACCGGCTTCGATCTGGTAGGTGACCCCAGGTGAGACCACGTCTTCGTCGGCGGAGAGGACTTGCCAGTGGTTGATTTCGGCCTTGGCGACAGGCCATTGAGCGGCGAGGCAAAGTTTCTTCTCGCGATTTTTGCGCCGGAGCCTGCGGCTGATTGCGTCGATGAAAAAGATGCCGACCATACTTGGGTAACGATTCTAATACGGCAATTTGGGACGCGTTTTCCTATGGGTGGGACGGCTCTAAACTATAGAGATGGCAGCAGAGTTTACTCACCTTCATCTTCATACTGACTACTCACTCCTCGATGGCGCCTGCGACGTAGATAAACTTGCCGGGCATTTGAGCAAGATTGGCCAGACAGCGGCTGCGATGACCGACCACGGAAATATCTATGGCGCGGTGCACTTTTTCGAAGCGATGCAGAAGAAGGGAATCAAGCCGATTCTCGGGTGCGAACTTTACATCTGCAAGAACGACGATCATCGTGCCGCGCCGGAGGGAGATAAGTATAACCACCTGTTGGTGCTGGCAGAGAATCAGGAGGGCTATCGCAATCTGGTTCGGCTGACGAGCGAGGCGGCGCTGCATGGGTTCTATCGAAAGCCGCGCGTGTCGAAGGATTTTCTTGCGAAACATTCGGAGGGCTTGATTGGATTCTCGGGCTGTCTTGCGGGTGAGGTGAATCAGTTTTTGATGGAGGACAAGTACGAGGAGGCGAAGCGTATTGCTGGCTTTTATCAGGATCTTTTCGGTAAAGGCAACTATTTTCTCGAGATTCAGGACCATGGACTGGCGCCGGATAAGGGCGTCTGCGATGCGTTGTTCAAGATGGAGCGCGAGCTTGATATTCCTCTGATCGCGACCAATGATAGCCACTATGTCGCTTCGGATGATTCGCGAGCGCATGAGATTCTACTCTGCGTGCAGACGGCCGGCAGCATGAACGACCCGAAGCGATTCAAGTTCGATACGCAGGAGTTTTACATCAAGAGCGCGGAGGAGATGCTGCGGACTTTCTCGCAGAATCCCGAGGTCTGCACACGGACAATGCAGTTTATTGAACGATGCAACGTAAAGATGTTGAAGGTGGACAATCCGTTTCCGGATTTCAACGTGCCTGAGGGAGAGACGCTTGATACCTACTTTGAGCAGGTGTGCCGCAAGGGCCTGGAGATGCGCCTCGAAACGGCTGTTGCCCATCTGCGTTCCCGGGGATTGTTGAAAAAAACGATTCCTGAGTATCACGAGCGGCTGGACCGCGAGCTGAACATCATCAAACAGATGAAGTTTCCTGGTTATTTCATGATTGTCTGGGACTTTATCAAGTATGCGCGCGAGCAAAGGATTCCAGTGGGACCGGGGCGTGGATCGGCTGCGGGTTCATTGGTGGCTTACGTGATGCAGATTACGGATATCGATCCGCTGCAGAATGAACTGTTGTTTGAGCGTTTTCTGAATCCGGAGCGCGTGTCGATGCCGGATATCGATATCGACTTCTGCATGAACCGGCGTGGTGAGGTGATTGAGTACGTCAACCGAAAGTATGGGCGGGATCAGGTTGCGCAGATTATTACGTTCAACACGATGGCGGCCAAGGCTGCGATCAAGGACGTGGGACGTGCGCTGGATATGCCGTATGGCGAGGTCGACCGGATCGCGAAGATGATTCCGACTACGATTGGGATCACGATCGATCAGGCTTTGAAGGATTCGCCTTCGTTGGCAGGGGCGTATGAGGGCGATCCGAAGATTAAGGAGTTGATCGATGCGGCGCTGCGGCTGGAGGGACTTGTTCGCGGCGCGGGCGTGCATGCGGCGGGTGTCGTGATTGCGCCGAAGCCGCTGACGGAGTTGGTTCCGGTGACGCGTGCGAAGAACGACGATATCGTCACAGCATATGACATGAAGGCTGTCGAGAAGATGGGGCTTCTGAAGATGGACTTCCTCGGACTGACGACGCTGACGGTGATTGATGATGCGTTGAAGCTGATCAAGTCGACGACGGGTACGGATGTCGATATGGCGATGGTTCCGCTGGATGATGCGAAGACGTATGAGCAGGTGTATCACCGGGCGCTGACCTCGGGTGTGTTTCAGTTTGAGTCGGGCGGGATGCGAGATGTGTTGCGGCGATATAAGCCGAACACGGTTGAGGACCTGACTGCTTTGAACGCGCTGTATCGTCCGGGGCCGATTCAGGGTGGCATGATCGACGACTTCATCGAGCGCAAGTGGGGACGGCGGGCGGTGAGTTATGAGCTGCCTGAACTGGAGATGATTCTTCGCGAGACGCTGGGGGTCATTGTGTACCAGGAGCAGGTGATGCAGATCTCAAACGTGCTGGCGGGCTACTCACTGGGCGATTCGGACCTGCTGCGGCGGGCGATGGGGAAGAAGGATCCCGCGGAGATGGCGAAGCAGCGCGATCGCTTCATGAGTGGCGCGGCGGCGAATAAACATCCGAAGGATACGGCAGGGAAGATCTTTGACCTGATGGCGCAGTTTGCCGGATATGGCTTCAATAAGTCACATTCGGCTGCGTATGCGCTGCTGGCCTATCACACGGCGTGGTTGAAGACGCATTATCCGGTGGAGTTTATGGCGGCTCTGCTCACGAGCGAAACGTCGAAGCCGGAGAACGTGGTGAAGTACATCTCGGAGTGCCGCGAGATGAATATCTCGGTGGTGCCGCCGAATGTGCAGGTTTCGGATGCGAACTTTACTCCGATCGAAACACCCGGTGGGGCTGCGATCGGATTTGGGTTGGCAGCGATCAAAAATGTTGGGCATAACGCGATTGAGTCGATCATTGCGGCGCGGACGGCGCTGCAGGCTGCGGGAAAGAAGGGGTTCTCCAGCTTGTGGGAGTTCTGCGAGAAAGTTGACCTGCGGCTGCTGAATAAGCGTGTGCTGGAGTCTCTGATCAAAGCTGGCGCGATGGATGTGTTTGGCGGCCGGGCGGCGTTGTGCGCTGCTCTGGATAAGGCGATGGAGCGGGCACAGAAGTCTCAACGCGATGAGGCGGCTGGGCAGCATGGCTTGTTTGGAATCTTCGATGCGGATATTCATTCTCCTTCTTCGCACAATGGTGAGGAGGCACTGCCAAGCGTTGCGGAGTGGGACGAACACACACGTTTGCAGAATGAAAAAGAGGTGCTGGGATTCTTTGTGTCCGGGCATCCGATGGATAAGTATCGCGAGAAGCTTCGGAACATGAAGGTTGTCGATACAGCGACGGCCTGCGAGATGAAGCCTGAGCCGCAGGTATTTCGACGAGGACGAAGTGAAGAGCCGCAGAATGAGATCTCTATTGCGGGCGTGATTACAGGCCTGAAGGTCGCGAAGTCGAAGCGCTCGGGGGAGATGTATGCGCAGGCTTCGCTTGAGGATACGGTGGGTAAGATCGAGTTGATCGCGTTTCCGCAATCGTACGAGAAGCTTGCGGAGAAGTTAAAGATCGATGTGCCCGTGGTGGTTCGGGGCGTGTTGCGCGGCGAAGAGGATTCGGCGCCGAAGCTTGCCGTTTCGAGCATTCAGGCGCTGGAGGATGTAAAGATCAAGCTGCCGGATTCGTTGCGGATCAAGGTTCCCCTGCATAATCCTGATGCGGCGCTGCTTGAGAAGCTGCATGCCATCCTGGTTGGAGCTCCTGGCAAAGGAAAGCTGCTGCTAGATCTCGAAGAGCCGGGGGAGTTTTGTGCGGTGCTTGAACCCCACAACTGCCTGGTCGCCGCGGATCGGCTTTTCATCGATCAGGTGGAGGAACTGGTGGGCCGCGGAGGGGTTCGCATCATCGACTAGCCGCCAATGCCATACAATCGAGAGAGAAGTTAGTGAAGCACACCTAGACAATGGCAGAACACGAGACAGGAAGAACAGCGCACTCCCAGGCAGTATCCGCACCGACTCCCGAAGCGTGGATTAAGACGGAGCTGGCGCGGCACCCCCAGCGCCCCTACCCGATGGATTTCATTGCAGCATTGTTTACCGACTTCAGCGAGATCCATGGCGACCGCGCCTTTGGCGACGATGCCGCGATGAGTTGTGGGATGGCGGTCTTTCACGGCGAACCGGTGATGGTGATCGGGAACCTGAAGGGGAGGACGCTGAAGGAACGGGTGGCGCGGAAGTTTGGCAGCCCCGATCCAGAAGGGTATCGCAAGGCTCTGCGGGCGATGAAGATTGCTGAAAAGTTTGGCAGGCCTGTGTTTACCTTCCTCGACCTCGCTGGAGCGAATCCTGGCATCGGGGCGGAGGAGCGCGGGCAGGGGGAGGCAATCGCACGGAGTCTGCTGGAGATGTCCCGATTGCGGGTGCCCACCATCGCCACGATTACGGGTGAGGGTGGATCGGGCGGAGCACTAGCGCTGGCGGTAGCCGATCGAGTGTTGATGCTCGAAAACGCGATCTACTCGGTGATCTCTCCTGAGGGATGCGCGTCGATTATGTGGAAGGATGCCAGCAAGAAGCAGCAGGCAGCGACGGCGTTGAAGTACACCGCCGTGGACGTCAAATTACTTGGCTGTGTCGATGAGGTATTGCCTGAGCCGTGGGGTGGGACGCAGAACAATCCGGAAGAGGCCATGACATTGGTCGACGAAAGACTGCGGGGCAACCTCGCAGAGCTTCGGGCACTGCCGCTCGAGACCCTGCTTGAGCAGCGCTACACCAAGTTTCGTAATATCGCACAGTTTTACACCACCGTTTAGCGGAACCACCGTTTCTGGAGCAGCCAGCGTTGCAATCCCTCAATTCGACACACTCAGGCCGCTCTGAGCGCACGCTGCAGCTGGCGCTCTTCGTAACATCTGCGACCTGGTTTGTGGCTTCCGATATTCTGGCGGGACGTTCGGCGCGTGGCCTTTCGGAGCGATTTGGGCTTGACGCGGAGAGACCTCTGCTGGCGGCGCTTTTTCTTCTTTTTTTGTTGGCGGTCGGGTTTTCGATCTTGCAGGCTATTGCCCATCGGCAGTCTTCGCTTCGGGAGGTTCTGGGTCTTCCAAGGCGAGTGACATCGCGGCGGGAGTGGACCCTTGGGGTCGCTGTTGGCTGGGGTTGCGTGGTGCTGGCCGTTCTTCCTATGACTCTGACGGGAAAGTTGGATGTCCAGCTGTGGTTGCAGCCGCGGGCGATCTGGCTGCTGCTTTTGAATCTTGGAACTCTTGCGGTCGCGGCTCTGGCCGAGGAGGTAGCATTTCGCGGCTATCCCTTTCGGCGCTTGATTGAAGCGATGGGACCAGTAGCGGCGACAATTGGAATGTCTCTTTTCTTTGGGCTCGGACATGCACTGAATCCGGGGGCTACGTGGACGAGCGTCTTTGTGACGATGCTAGCTGGCCTGCTGCTGTCGGTGGCGTGGCTGCGGACCCACGGATTGTGGCTACCGTGGGGACTTCACTTTGCCTGGAACGCCAGCATCGGCATCCTGTTTGGCCTTCCAATCAGCGGAATCAGTGACTTCTCGAGCGTGGTGCAGACGCGGTCCTTCGGTCCACTGTGGCTGACGGGAGGGAACTACGGACCCGAGGGAGCGGTTTTCACGGCTTTCGTTTTGCTGATCGCAGTGGCGGTTTTGGTCCGTATCACTCGCGATTATGCATGGGACTACACCCATAAACCCATTGTTGCGGGCGGCTATGCGATCGAGATTCCGCCACCTCCGGCACATGCGGCGATGGAGCAGGAGGCAAAACCGGCCGCTGTGCCATCCTTGGTTCAGATTTTGCCGGCCACTCCCCAATCGCGATCGGTTGGCGAGGAACCGAAGCTCTAGCCGGGTCGGATTGAGGCGCTGTTGTTTTGATTTTGGGACTTTAACGCTACTTCTCTGTGGTCTGATCAAAATTCGTGAACCGGCTCTTGTCAAAGGGGAAGAGAAGGCGCAAGCTGTTGTGTATCTGAGGCGCTTCCATGGCACTTTTTCGCTACAGGTCGGCTCTTTTGCTGGGTAGTCTGGCATTGTCGTCGCTGTCTTTGAAGGCGGCTCATGGTCAGGTCTTTGTGGTCGGGGAAGGGACTGCGACTGCTGACATCTCTACGGATTTTTCCCCTACACATGTTTCGTTGCCTGATACGCCGATGACGGAGCGTGGTCGTCGTGAGCTAGTTCGAAATCTTGAAGCAGAGCAGGGGTTCGCTCATCGTGCGTTGCCGGTGAGCGCGGGGGTGACGCTGCGAGCGAATGGACCGATTAGTCCCGGTGGGGCGGAGTATAGAAAGATGATCTACCAGAAGGGTGAGGCTGCGGCGCTGGGCGACCGAGTCATCATTACGTCTTTGGAGATCAAGCCTGATCGGATTGTGCTGGACCTCAACGGCGGTCCGTATCTGAAACATCGGTTTCTAAGTCATATCCAGATCAATGACGCGCCGGTTGCGCAGACGAATCAGGACCGGGCCACGGGGTCGCGAATTACGCTGATCTTCGAGGGGCACGTTCCGGAGATCTCCGCGCCGGAGGTAAAGGCGTTGCTGGAGCCAGTGATCGATTTTGGGGTGAAGACCTCCGAACAGGCTTATGCGGATACTCTGCCTCCCTCGTTGAAGGAGGCGATTGCGGCGCATGAAGTTCTGGTGGGGATGAATCATCGAATGGTGCTGGCGGCGCTGGGCGCTCCGGAGAACAAGATGCGGGACCAGCCGAGCGGAGATGCGAGCGGTGGACGATACGAGGAGTGGATCTATGGTCACGTGCCGCAGACGATTCGGTTTGTGCGGTTTGTAGGGGACCGCGTGACGGTCGTGGAGATTGCGGCGCTGGGCAAACCGATCGAGATTCATGACAAGGATGAGATGGCTGGGTATAACTCAGGCGAGCCAGCGCGTGAGGTCGCGATGGGAGACAAGGCCCCTGATGGAACCGAGAAGACGAATGCTCCGCCGACGTTGCTAAAGCCGGGTGAGGCGGCGTCCGCGGGCCGCACCGATGGTAAAGTTCAATTTCCGGATGACAAGAAGGACAGTAAGGGCGGAGCGTCCGCACCGTCGGCACAGCCTCCTTCGAACAATCTTGCGTTGGCTCAACAGCCACGTTAGGGCTTTGGTCGTGTAGACTTGTAGGAGAGCTTCAATCGCAGTTCTTCTCCTCCGATTCCCGCCGTGGTTCGTCCCGGACAATCTTTACGAGAAGCACCGGATGATGAGATTCTGCTTGCCCGCGATGGTCATAGTCGATCGAGATATCCAATGCGTGGGCCGAGATATTTGTAACGTTCGTATTAGGGAGAGCAAGCATTATGGCGAAGATTGCCAAGACCGGCGACCGTAAGAAGGTCATGGATACTAACAAGAGCACGGATTGTCCAAAGTGCTCCAAACCAACTCGCATTGTGAAGCGCGTGAAGGACCGCGAGCGCGGTACTCCTGGCGGAGTGTATATCTCCTGCTCCGCGTGCGATTTCTTCGAAAAACTCTAAGCGAAAGATTCAACAAAGATGCAACCGACAAAGGGCCCTGTGTGGGCTCTTTGTTGTGTGCGGACCTTTCTTTTGAGTGCCTTGTGAGTGTCTGACATGGGTTGGGGTTCGTTGAGGATTATGCACCAAAGTTGTACAGATAATTTACCGTGAGAGACTTGACGATCGTTGGTTGAGACGGGCAGACTCGACGCTGGAAAGTAGGAACCCAGTTTTATGATGAACAGCAGCTCTGCAGTGACCTCTTCTGCTTTTGCACCTCTCCCGCACTTCACTCGCCCTACATTTCTGATGTGCCCGCCTGAGTTTTATGACGTGGACTACGTGATCAACCCGTGGATGGCGGGGAATCTGCATCGACCGTCGCGGGATACTGCGTTTATGCAGTGGAAGAACCTGTACCGGCAGCTGC
The nucleotide sequence above comes from Tunturibacter empetritectus. Encoded proteins:
- a CDS encoding alpha/beta hydrolase encodes the protein MMTQTSSSQTPSSQIRSIDDLHGPTGRLEALLNTGRDDASYAALVCHPHPSGGGTMHNKVVYHAMKAFLSFGLPVLRFNFRGVGLSEGAHDHGLGEQDDVLAALDWLQHNLDRPILFAGFSFGSNVGLRACCGDPRVKGLVGLGVPVHAEGRDYTYKFLPNCTQPKLFISGDHDQYGPRDILEGVFERAPEPKRLVWISDADHFFQGTTASPNPKLDLMQAEIRLWLQSVFSLS
- a CDS encoding M20/M25/M40 family metallo-hydrolase, giving the protein MAIDPIELTKQLVNIESTTYHEGLAGAFLYDYLGAQHYEVERTAVEQPDRASTPGAGSGERFNVYAAMPGVAPDVVLSTHMDTVPPFFGCTEDDEFLYGRGTCDAKGIVAAQVAAADRLRDGGVKVGLLFVVGEERDSAGAAVANLSPKGSRFLINGEPTDNRLALASKGALRVELRAKGRMAHSAYPELGESAIDKLIEALHDVLAMPLPVEPEIGPSTLNIGLIEGGRAPNVIADKAEAHILVRLVGPSEEVRRSIVAAVGDRADVEFSLDLPFVRMRKVGQLPTMIAKFTTDIPKLTAWGEPFLLGPGSIHVAHTPNEKIAKKELLDCVDLYVRLAEELVRS
- a CDS encoding DUF3592 domain-containing protein, giving the protein MVGIFFIDAISRRLRRKNREKKLCLAAQWPVAKAEINHWQVLSADEDVVSPGVTYQIEAGFHFKINGEYYGGYLRSVALTHHEAESKSTGSPSVNIRYNPANPDETAVLAEDNLGSLPFRILSG
- the dnaE gene encoding DNA polymerase III subunit alpha; the protein is MAAEFTHLHLHTDYSLLDGACDVDKLAGHLSKIGQTAAAMTDHGNIYGAVHFFEAMQKKGIKPILGCELYICKNDDHRAAPEGDKYNHLLVLAENQEGYRNLVRLTSEAALHGFYRKPRVSKDFLAKHSEGLIGFSGCLAGEVNQFLMEDKYEEAKRIAGFYQDLFGKGNYFLEIQDHGLAPDKGVCDALFKMERELDIPLIATNDSHYVASDDSRAHEILLCVQTAGSMNDPKRFKFDTQEFYIKSAEEMLRTFSQNPEVCTRTMQFIERCNVKMLKVDNPFPDFNVPEGETLDTYFEQVCRKGLEMRLETAVAHLRSRGLLKKTIPEYHERLDRELNIIKQMKFPGYFMIVWDFIKYAREQRIPVGPGRGSAAGSLVAYVMQITDIDPLQNELLFERFLNPERVSMPDIDIDFCMNRRGEVIEYVNRKYGRDQVAQIITFNTMAAKAAIKDVGRALDMPYGEVDRIAKMIPTTIGITIDQALKDSPSLAGAYEGDPKIKELIDAALRLEGLVRGAGVHAAGVVIAPKPLTELVPVTRAKNDDIVTAYDMKAVEKMGLLKMDFLGLTTLTVIDDALKLIKSTTGTDVDMAMVPLDDAKTYEQVYHRALTSGVFQFESGGMRDVLRRYKPNTVEDLTALNALYRPGPIQGGMIDDFIERKWGRRAVSYELPELEMILRETLGVIVYQEQVMQISNVLAGYSLGDSDLLRRAMGKKDPAEMAKQRDRFMSGAAANKHPKDTAGKIFDLMAQFAGYGFNKSHSAAYALLAYHTAWLKTHYPVEFMAALLTSETSKPENVVKYISECREMNISVVPPNVQVSDANFTPIETPGGAAIGFGLAAIKNVGHNAIESIIAARTALQAAGKKGFSSLWEFCEKVDLRLLNKRVLESLIKAGAMDVFGGRAALCAALDKAMERAQKSQRDEAAGQHGLFGIFDADIHSPSSHNGEEALPSVAEWDEHTRLQNEKEVLGFFVSGHPMDKYREKLRNMKVVDTATACEMKPEPQVFRRGRSEEPQNEISIAGVITGLKVAKSKRSGEMYAQASLEDTVGKIELIAFPQSYEKLAEKLKIDVPVVVRGVLRGEEDSAPKLAVSSIQALEDVKIKLPDSLRIKVPLHNPDAALLEKLHAILVGAPGKGKLLLDLEEPGEFCAVLEPHNCLVAADRLFIDQVEELVGRGGVRIID
- a CDS encoding acetyl-CoA carboxylase carboxyltransferase subunit alpha codes for the protein MAEHETGRTAHSQAVSAPTPEAWIKTELARHPQRPYPMDFIAALFTDFSEIHGDRAFGDDAAMSCGMAVFHGEPVMVIGNLKGRTLKERVARKFGSPDPEGYRKALRAMKIAEKFGRPVFTFLDLAGANPGIGAEERGQGEAIARSLLEMSRLRVPTIATITGEGGSGGALALAVADRVLMLENAIYSVISPEGCASIMWKDASKKQQAATALKYTAVDVKLLGCVDEVLPEPWGGTQNNPEEAMTLVDERLRGNLAELRALPLETLLEQRYTKFRNIAQFYTTV
- a CDS encoding CPBP family intramembrane glutamic endopeptidase translates to MQSLNSTHSGRSERTLQLALFVTSATWFVASDILAGRSARGLSERFGLDAERPLLAALFLLFLLAVGFSILQAIAHRQSSLREVLGLPRRVTSRREWTLGVAVGWGCVVLAVLPMTLTGKLDVQLWLQPRAIWLLLLNLGTLAVAALAEEVAFRGYPFRRLIEAMGPVAATIGMSLFFGLGHALNPGATWTSVFVTMLAGLLLSVAWLRTHGLWLPWGLHFAWNASIGILFGLPISGISDFSSVVQTRSFGPLWLTGGNYGPEGAVFTAFVLLIAVAVLVRITRDYAWDYTHKPIVAGGYAIEIPPPPAHAAMEQEAKPAAVPSLVQILPATPQSRSVGEEPKL